In Dolichospermum flos-aquae CCAP 1403/13F, the following proteins share a genomic window:
- a CDS encoding ISAs1-like element ISAsp2 family transposase: MKLPPKITIVDHFKDLEDKRVERTKRHKLIDIVTIAICAVICGVDSWVLMEAYGKKKEKWLKQFLELPNGIPSHDTFARVFARIDPQQFQNCFLSWIKSINKITEGEVIAIDGKTLRHSYDKGKDKGAIHMVSAWATSNKLVLGQCKVEEKSNEITAIPELIKVLDIAGCLVTIDAMGCQKEIVKSIAEKSGEYIIALKKNQGNLYKNVEEIFKEAISKGFEGFKYSEFHTKEDKHGREEIRHYLMLSDIEERIDTDKKWVNLQSVGMVEYIRKVNGKTKVETGYYISSLTNNAKLLGESVRTHWGIENSLHWVLDVAFREDDCRIRKDNAPQNFAVIRHIAVNLLGKEKSQKLGTKSKQFCAGWDDEYLEKILECI; the protein is encoded by the coding sequence ATGAAGCTACCACCAAAAATCACAATAGTAGATCACTTTAAAGATTTAGAAGATAAAAGAGTTGAGAGAACAAAAAGGCATAAATTAATAGATATAGTAACCATTGCGATTTGTGCAGTGATCTGTGGAGTAGATAGTTGGGTATTGATGGAGGCTTATGGAAAAAAGAAAGAAAAATGGCTAAAACAATTTTTAGAACTTCCAAACGGGATTCCATCTCATGATACATTCGCCAGAGTATTTGCGAGAATAGATCCGCAACAATTTCAGAATTGTTTTTTGAGTTGGATAAAATCTATCAATAAAATTACAGAAGGAGAAGTCATAGCAATAGATGGGAAAACATTAAGGCATTCATATGATAAAGGAAAGGATAAAGGTGCGATTCACATGGTAAGTGCATGGGCAACTAGTAATAAATTAGTATTAGGACAATGTAAAGTAGAAGAAAAGTCAAATGAAATAACAGCCATACCGGAATTAATTAAAGTATTAGATATAGCCGGATGTTTAGTAACGATTGATGCGATGGGGTGTCAAAAAGAGATAGTAAAATCAATTGCAGAAAAATCAGGCGAATATATTATCGCACTCAAAAAGAATCAAGGTAATTTATATAAGAATGTAGAAGAAATCTTCAAAGAAGCTATATCTAAAGGGTTTGAGGGATTCAAATATAGTGAATTTCATACAAAAGAAGACAAACATGGAAGAGAAGAGATTCGTCATTATCTCATGTTATCAGACATAGAAGAAAGAATAGATACTGATAAGAAATGGGTAAATCTTCAAAGTGTAGGAATGGTAGAATATATACGAAAAGTTAATGGAAAAACGAAGGTTGAGACAGGCTATTATATAAGTAGTTTGACAAATAATGCGAAATTACTAGGAGAATCAGTCCGCACTCATTGGGGTATAGAGAATTCATTACACTGGGTTTTAGATGTAGCTTTTAGAGAAGATGATTGTCGGATAAGAAAGGATAATGCACCACAAAACTTTGCAGTTATTCGTCATATAGCAGTTAATCTTTTAGGAAAAGAAAAAAGCCAAAAACTAGGAACTAAAAGTAAGCAGTTTTGTGCAGGATGGGATGATGAATATTTAGAGAAGATTTTAGAATGTATCTGA
- the dcm gene encoding DNA (cytosine-5-)-methyltransferase yields MGLVQHDDGRTLTTIVNKLEQLGYQVKCDVLNARDFGVPQDRKRVYITGTKTNSISLNFPRNNKSVLLNILETGCPTLQTNFVKKLLAQYSLDELYGKSIRDKRGGEDNIHSWDLELKGNVSTEQRELLNLLLKQRRRKNWSAKKGIQWMDGIPLSLDEIETFYQHKNLKQILDDLANKGYLKYEHPKDIQEVVNKDGKTVKKREYRLDLPKGYNIVVGKLSFPINKILDPHDISPTLVATDMQRLAVVDGKGLRCLTIREGLRLFGFPEDYHINLPINKAFDLLGNTVVVTVVREISERIVIQKMLSVPNKVYVLTR; encoded by the coding sequence CTGGGTTTAGTTCAACATGATGACGGTAGAACATTAACAACTATTGTAAATAAATTAGAACAATTAGGTTATCAGGTTAAATGTGATGTTTTGAATGCTAGAGATTTTGGTGTTCCTCAAGATAGAAAAAGAGTTTATATTACTGGAACTAAGACAAACTCTATTTCTTTAAATTTTCCTAGAAATAATAAATCTGTATTATTAAATATTTTAGAAACAGGTTGTCCGACGTTACAAACAAATTTTGTAAAGAAATTATTAGCACAATATTCTCTTGATGAACTTTATGGTAAATCTATTAGAGATAAAAGAGGAGGAGAAGATAATATTCACAGTTGGGATTTAGAATTAAAAGGAAATGTTAGTACAGAACAAAGAGAATTACTAAATTTATTACTAAAACAAAGAAGAAGAAAAAATTGGTCTGCTAAAAAGGGTATTCAGTGGATGGATGGAATACCGTTAAGTTTAGATGAAATTGAGACTTTTTATCAACATAAAAATTTAAAACAAATATTAGATGATTTAGCCAATAAAGGTTATTTAAAATATGAACATCCTAAAGATATTCAAGAAGTAGTAAATAAAGATGGTAAAACAGTAAAGAAAAGAGAATATAGACTTGATTTACCAAAAGGCTATAATATTGTAGTTGGTAAACTCAGTTTTCCAATTAATAAAATACTTGATCCTCATGATATTTCACCAACTTTAGTAGCTACTGATATGCAAAGATTAGCAGTAGTTGATGGTAAAGGGTTAAGATGTTTAACAATTAGAGAGGGATTAAGATTATTTGGCTTTCCTGAAGATTATCACATTAATTTACCTATCAATAAAGCATTTGATTTATTGGGAAATACTGTAGTAGTTACTGTGGTAAGAGAAATTTCGGAAAGAATAGTTATTCAAAAAATGCTGTCAGTTCCTAATAAGGTTTATGTATTGACTAGATAA
- a CDS encoding nuclease-related domain-containing DEAD/DEAH box helicase, producing MARIFPDWDAINSMNNPLTKGEKALAKFLYENLSDNWEIYVQPFLNGDRPDIVILNPHVGVMIYEVKDLNLDLYYWESNRLFVKTINGSYPTDNPIEQVRHYKNSILNLYIPSLREKIDQNPKALSLIRTGVYFHEASTQEVSNFLQNSKYTSSVNEPIIGFDSLHKNNLKTVVPDCNWTQSKWINSKDSHIFETLRNWLSPPFHSKQQGTKIKLDDSQKRHAEPKPGHHRIKAVAGSGKTLILAYRAAKLASEGKRVLVITFNITLWHYIRDQIARTPFDFDWKNIVFKHFHGFCSDECKRLGIEWPNSKENDQLFKTIIPNRLIEVITGKIPHKASKDQLNFDAILIDEGQDYYWEWYNLICHYLNERNELLLVCDTRQNIYQRDIDSGQTHLNSVIHAQQGF from the coding sequence ATGGCACGTATCTTTCCTGACTGGGATGCTATCAACAGCATGAACAACCCTTTAACTAAGGGAGAAAAGGCTTTAGCAAAGTTTCTTTATGAAAATCTCAGTGACAACTGGGAAATTTATGTACAGCCATTTCTTAATGGTGATAGACCGGATATTGTTATTTTAAATCCCCATGTAGGTGTAATGATATATGAAGTTAAAGATTTGAATTTGGATCTTTATTACTGGGAATCAAACAGATTGTTTGTTAAAACAATAAATGGATCATATCCTACAGATAACCCGATTGAACAAGTGCGCCATTATAAAAACAGTATCTTAAATCTATATATTCCTAGCTTGAGAGAAAAGATTGATCAGAATCCAAAGGCTTTGAGCCTTATCAGAACTGGTGTTTACTTTCATGAAGCAAGCACTCAAGAAGTGTCTAATTTTCTGCAAAATTCTAAATATACTTCGTCAGTTAATGAACCAATAATAGGTTTTGATAGTCTCCATAAAAATAATTTAAAAACTGTAGTACCTGACTGTAATTGGACACAGAGTAAATGGATTAATTCTAAAGATAGTCATATTTTTGAAACTCTTCGGAATTGGCTATCTCCCCCTTTTCATAGTAAACAGCAAGGTACAAAAATCAAACTAGATGATAGCCAAAAACGTCACGCTGAACCCAAACCTGGACATCATCGCATCAAGGCTGTAGCAGGAAGTGGAAAGACATTAATATTAGCTTATAGGGCAGCAAAATTAGCTTCAGAAGGTAAGCGTGTTCTAGTTATAACATTTAATATAACGCTCTGGCATTATATAAGAGATCAAATAGCTCGTACTCCCTTTGATTTTGATTGGAAAAATATTGTCTTTAAGCATTTTCATGGTTTTTGTAGTGATGAGTGTAAAAGATTAGGTATTGAGTGGCCTAATAGCAAGGAAAACGATCAGCTATTTAAAACTATTATACCTAATCGGTTAATTGAAGTTATTACAGGAAAAATACCTCATAAAGCTAGTAAAGACCAATTAAATTTTGATGCAATATTAATTGATGAAGGACAAGATTATTATTGGGAATGGTATAACCTCATTTGTCATTATTTGAATGAAAGAAATGAATTATTGCTGGTTTGTGATACTAGACAGAACATTTATCAAAGAGATATAGACTCAGGGCAAACGCACCTAAATTCTGTAATCCATGCCCAGCAAGGGTTTTAA
- the groL gene encoding chaperonin GroEL (60 kDa chaperone family; promotes refolding of misfolded polypeptides especially under stressful conditions; forms two stacked rings of heptamers to form a barrel-shaped 14mer; ends can be capped by GroES; misfolded proteins enter the barrel where they are refolded when GroES binds), translated as MAKRIIYNENARRALERGIDILAEAVAVTLGPKGRNVVLEKKFGAPQIVNDGVTIAKEIELEDHIENTGVALIRQAASKTNDAAGDGTTTATVLAHAIVKEGLRNVAAGANAILLKRGIDKASAFLVEKIAEHARPVEDSKAIAQVAAISAGNDEEVGAMIAQAMDKVGKEGVISLEEGKSMTTELEITEGMRFDKGYISPYFATDAERMETVFDEPYILLTDKKIALVQDLVPVLEQVARSGRPLVIIAEDIEKEALATLVVNRLRGVLNVAAVKAPGFGDRRKAMLEDIAVLTGGQLITEDAGLKLDTTKLESLGKARRITITKDSTTIVAEGNEVGVKARVEQIRRQMEETESSYDKEKLQERLAKLSGGVAVVKVGAATETEMKDKKLRLEDAINATKAAVEEGIVPGGGTTLAHLAPQLEVWAHSHLKDEELTGALIVVRALPAPLKRIAENAGQNGAVIAERVKEKDFNIGFNASTNEFVDMLAAGIVDPAKVTRSALQNAASIAGMVLTTECIIVDKPEAKDGAPAAGAGMGGDYDY; from the coding sequence ATGGCAAAGCGCATTATTTACAACGAAAACGCCCGTCGCGCTCTAGAGCGTGGTATTGATATTCTCGCTGAAGCTGTAGCTGTTACCCTTGGACCTAAAGGTCGTAACGTAGTTTTAGAAAAGAAATTTGGCGCACCACAAATCGTTAATGATGGTGTCACCATCGCTAAAGAAATTGAATTAGAAGACCACATCGAAAATACTGGTGTAGCTCTAATTCGTCAAGCTGCTTCCAAAACCAATGACGCTGCTGGTGATGGTACAACCACAGCTACCGTTTTGGCTCACGCCATTGTTAAAGAAGGCTTGCGGAACGTTGCTGCTGGTGCTAATGCGATTTTATTGAAGCGCGGTATTGACAAAGCATCTGCCTTTTTAGTAGAAAAAATTGCTGAACACGCTCGCCCTGTAGAAGATTCTAAAGCGATCGCTCAAGTTGCGGCAATTTCTGCTGGTAACGACGAAGAAGTCGGGGCTATGATTGCTCAAGCTATGGACAAGGTGGGCAAAGAAGGCGTAATTTCCCTAGAAGAAGGGAAGTCTATGACCACCGAATTGGAAATCACCGAAGGGATGCGCTTTGATAAGGGTTATATTTCCCCTTACTTCGCTACCGATGCAGAACGGATGGAAACTGTTTTTGATGAGCCTTACATCTTGTTGACTGACAAGAAGATTGCTTTGGTACAAGATTTAGTTCCTGTCCTCGAACAAGTAGCTCGTTCCGGTCGTCCTTTGGTAATTATTGCTGAAGACATCGAAAAAGAAGCTTTGGCAACTTTGGTAGTTAACCGTTTACGCGGTGTTCTTAACGTGGCTGCTGTGAAAGCTCCTGGTTTTGGCGATCGCCGTAAGGCTATGCTAGAAGATATCGCAGTTCTCACCGGTGGTCAACTCATCACTGAAGATGCTGGTTTGAAACTAGATACCACCAAGTTAGAAAGCTTAGGTAAAGCCCGCCGCATCACCATCACCAAAGACAGCACCACAATTGTGGCTGAAGGTAATGAAGTTGGTGTGAAGGCTCGTGTTGAGCAAATCCGTCGTCAAATGGAAGAAACCGAATCTTCCTACGACAAAGAAAAACTCCAAGAGCGTTTGGCTAAATTGTCCGGTGGTGTTGCTGTAGTTAAAGTTGGTGCAGCTACCGAAACCGAAATGAAGGACAAGAAACTACGCTTGGAAGATGCTATCAACGCTACCAAGGCTGCTGTAGAAGAAGGTATTGTTCCCGGTGGTGGTACAACCTTGGCTCACCTCGCTCCTCAATTGGAAGTTTGGGCGCACAGCCACCTCAAAGATGAAGAGTTGACAGGTGCTTTAATCGTCGTTCGGGCTTTACCTGCTCCTCTGAAGAGAATTGCCGAAAACGCTGGTCAAAACGGCGCTGTAATTGCGGAAAGAGTGAAAGAGAAGGATTTCAACATTGGCTTCAATGCTTCTACCAACGAATTCGTTGATATGTTGGCAGCTGGTATTGTTGACCCCGCTAAGGTAACTCGTTCTGCTTTGCAAAACGCTGCTTCTATCGCTGGTATGGTGTTGACAACCGAATGTATCATTGTTGATAAGCCTGAAGCGAAAGACGGCGCTCCTGCTGCTGGCGCTGGTATGGGTGGAGATTACGATTACTAA
- the groES gene encoding co-chaperone GroES, with the protein MAAVSLSVSTVKPLGDRVFIKVSAPQEKTAGGLFLPDNAQEKPQVGEIAAVGPGKRNDDGTRQTMDINVGDKVLYSKYAGTDIKLATEEYVLLSEKDILAIVS; encoded by the coding sequence ATGGCAGCCGTATCTTTAAGCGTTTCCACCGTTAAGCCCCTGGGCGATCGCGTTTTTATCAAAGTAAGCGCCCCCCAAGAAAAAACCGCAGGCGGTTTGTTTTTGCCCGATAATGCTCAGGAAAAACCCCAAGTTGGCGAAATCGCCGCTGTGGGACCTGGCAAGCGCAATGACGACGGGACTCGTCAAACAATGGACATTAATGTTGGCGATAAAGTGTTGTACTCCAAGTACGCTGGCACTGATATCAAGCTGGCGACAGAAGAATATGTATTGCTTTCTGAAAAAGACATTTTAGCAATCGTCAGCTAA
- a CDS encoding response regulator transcription factor, which produces MDRSARSATVMKEPSMKDHKRLLFIDDDPNLILLVKDYLEFRGYEVITSANGREALDLLETEVPDMIICDVIMPEMDGYTFVEEVRKTERTSWIPVLFLSAKGQSADRVKGLNKGADVYMIKPFEPEELVAQVESSLKQTIRWKEHQTKGADSGSRIQVPFDVQLTPTELKVVQFVARGLANREIAEELNVSQRTVESHVSNMLGKTNLHNRTELARWAIENQMA; this is translated from the coding sequence ATGGATCGAAGCGCGAGAAGTGCCACTGTTATGAAAGAACCCAGCATGAAAGACCACAAAAGACTTCTATTCATTGATGATGACCCTAACCTCATCTTGCTGGTGAAGGATTACTTAGAGTTCCGGGGCTACGAAGTCATCACGTCCGCCAATGGCAGAGAAGCCCTGGATCTTCTAGAAACCGAAGTTCCAGATATGATCATCTGTGATGTGATTATGCCGGAAATGGACGGATACACTTTTGTCGAAGAAGTCCGCAAGACTGAACGAACTAGTTGGATTCCCGTTCTTTTCCTCTCAGCTAAAGGTCAAAGTGCAGACCGAGTTAAGGGGTTAAATAAAGGTGCTGACGTATATATGATCAAGCCCTTTGAACCGGAAGAACTCGTAGCACAAGTAGAATCCTCACTTAAGCAAACTATCCGTTGGAAAGAACATCAAACCAAGGGTGCGGACAGCGGTTCTCGTATCCAAGTTCCTTTCGATGTCCAGTTAACCCCCACTGAACTGAAAGTAGTCCAGTTTGTCGCTAGGGGTTTAGCAAACCGCGAAATCGCTGAAGAATTAAATGTCAGCCAGCGGACTGTTGAAAGCCATGTGTCCAATATGTTGGGCAAAACCAATCTCCACAACCGGACTGAATTAGCACGGTGGGCGATTGAAAATCAAATGGCTTAA
- a CDS encoding Uma2 family endonuclease, translating into MVASPQIYITPEEYLELEENSPIKYEYIDGYIYAMAGALEAHVTIALNLATLLRNYMRGSGCRVYISDMKARIESLNRFFYPDIMVTCDKRDQDTLGYKRFPCLIIEVLSDSTEGFDRGDKFADYQTIETLQEYILINPKKPRVECFRRNEDGLWVLQSYAGEETSFQLQSINFAGTMTQLYEDVDFPSPAEFSQIQNQKFWTLDLR; encoded by the coding sequence ATGGTTGCTTCTCCCCAAATCTACATCACTCCCGAAGAATATCTAGAATTAGAAGAAAATAGCCCCATTAAGTATGAATACATTGATGGATATATCTACGCAATGGCTGGCGCATTAGAAGCTCATGTTACTATAGCTCTTAATTTGGCAACACTACTGCGTAATTATATGCGTGGTTCTGGTTGTCGAGTATATATTTCTGATATGAAAGCCAGAATTGAGTCTTTAAATAGATTTTTTTATCCTGATATTATGGTAACTTGCGACAAGCGTGATCAAGACACACTAGGATATAAAAGATTTCCCTGTTTAATAATCGAAGTTTTATCTGATTCTACAGAAGGATTTGATCGAGGTGACAAATTTGCTGATTATCAAACTATAGAAACTTTACAAGAATATATTTTAATTAATCCGAAAAAACCGAGAGTTGAATGTTTCCGCCGTAATGAAGATGGACTTTGGGTATTACAGTCTTATGCAGGAGAGGAAACTTCATTTCAATTACAAAGCATTAACTTTGCAGGAACAATGACGCAACTTTATGAAGATGTAGATTTTCCGTCTCCAGCGGAATTTTCCCAAATCCAAAATCAAAAATTTTGGACTTTAGACCTTAGATAA
- a CDS encoding IS4 family transposase — protein MGIQKEHHQMLTQFTTEYDLQPIAKHLSTIIKESLASVSSSKCRQGTILVPTFVIWFVILSTIRRDLSYLGIMDWMISGLRWLSCCLPKQLISEGAMSHARVRIGLTVFQLIFKKLTSSLTTLKYDFHKWTTVIFDGSTGTTPDTESNRDKFGKSKCGRGESAFPMLRIVTLISASTRLILDFTYGSSQGKGTGERTLMTKLLAQFNQKNLLFLLDAGLYSFATIFSIRTKECDFLLRVASNVKLPVISDSRLPDGYMARYPDGSYLSEINGKILNLEKSTESHKQWNQESIIVRVIEYQIPGFLPRRLVTSIIDPNISAKELIIHYHCRWEVEISFCEIKTHQCATLKGQMPTIFRSKTSELVEQELYAMLIAYNLLRDLIYQSANEYNKNPLLLSFLESLQLVIDLVQLISHSSLKLREIQHQYLLSLISQSEIDRPRRKRINPRVVKIKMSKFKRKNSSHKSEIRDIEKDLKILPPQAV, from the coding sequence ATGGGAATTCAAAAAGAACATCATCAGATGCTTACTCAGTTTACGACAGAATATGATCTGCAACCAATTGCAAAACATTTATCAACTATTATCAAAGAATCTTTGGCGAGTGTTTCATCAAGTAAATGTCGTCAAGGAACGATTCTAGTACCAACGTTTGTCATTTGGTTTGTAATTCTCTCCACTATCCGTCGTGATTTAAGTTATTTAGGAATAATGGATTGGATGATATCAGGATTGAGGTGGTTATCCTGTTGTCTACCAAAACAACTTATTTCTGAAGGTGCTATGAGTCATGCCAGAGTTCGTATAGGATTAACAGTTTTTCAACTAATATTTAAAAAACTCACTTCTAGTTTGACAACATTGAAATATGACTTTCATAAATGGACTACAGTAATATTTGATGGTTCCACAGGTACGACACCTGATACTGAAAGTAATCGTGATAAATTTGGGAAGTCTAAATGTGGTCGAGGAGAAAGTGCTTTTCCCATGCTGAGAATAGTCACATTAATATCAGCATCAACACGCCTGATCCTAGATTTTACCTATGGTTCGAGCCAAGGTAAAGGAACTGGTGAAAGGACTTTAATGACTAAATTACTGGCACAATTTAACCAGAAAAACTTATTATTTTTATTAGATGCTGGTTTATATTCCTTTGCAACTATTTTTAGTATTCGTACAAAAGAATGCGACTTTTTACTTAGGGTAGCTTCTAATGTTAAACTACCTGTTATCTCTGATTCTCGTTTGCCAGATGGATACATGGCTAGATATCCAGATGGAAGTTATTTATCAGAAATTAATGGCAAAATTCTCAATTTAGAAAAATCTACAGAATCGCATAAACAATGGAATCAGGAAAGTATCATTGTCCGAGTTATTGAATATCAAATTCCTGGTTTTCTCCCTCGTCGTTTAGTTACTAGTATTATTGACCCTAATATTTCTGCCAAAGAATTAATTATTCACTATCATTGCAGATGGGAGGTGGAAATTAGTTTCTGTGAAATAAAAACACATCAATGTGCTACGCTCAAAGGACAAATGCCCACTATTTTTCGGAGCAAAACATCTGAATTAGTCGAACAAGAACTTTATGCTATGTTAATTGCTTATAATCTACTCCGCGATTTAATTTACCAATCTGCTAACGAATATAATAAAAATCCTTTACTCCTTAGTTTTCTTGAATCTTTGCAACTAGTTATAGATTTAGTACAACTCATCAGCCATTCATCCTTAAAATTACGAGAAATTCAACATCAATATTTATTATCATTAATTTCCCAGTCTGAAATTGATCGCCCCCGACGAAAACGTATTAATCCCCGTGTTGTCAAAATTAAAATGTCCAAATTCAAGCGCAAAAACTCTTCCCATAAATCTGAAATCAGAGATATAGAAAAAGACTTGAAAATCCTTCCCCCACAAGCAGTTTGA